From the genome of Miscanthus floridulus cultivar M001 chromosome 10, ASM1932011v1, whole genome shotgun sequence, one region includes:
- the LOC136484925 gene encoding dirigent protein 22-like has protein sequence MASLHSTIFVGAVFLLAAAVYFRSLDTAGGSSATTHLHFFMHDDYTGPHPTAARVVSGRSLLLPTASSDDVGANNDSAAAGTGSTLSVLLSSPRQFGDVVVLNNALTEGPGGDSARVGTAQGFAVRVSEGGIVSHLTMHMVLEAGEHRGSSVTANGRIDMDAKVRESVIVGGTGKFRFARGYMLTRNYDYDLARGGVVEIDVYVQH, from the coding sequence ATGGCTTCCCTCCACTCCACCATCTTCGTCGGCGCCGTCTTCCTCCTTGCCGCGGCTGTCTATTTCCGCAGCCTCGACACGGCCGGTGGCAGCAGCGCCACCACACACCTCCACTTCTTCATGCACGACGACTACACCGGGCCGCACCCCACAGCCGCGCGGGTCGTGTCCGGCCGGTCCCTCTTATTACCCACGGCATCCAGCGACGACGTCGGCGCCAACAACGACAGCGCCGCCGCTGGGACCGGGAGCACACTGTCAGTCCTGCTGTCGTCGCCACGGCAGTTCGGTGACGTCGTGGTGCTCAACAACGCGCTGACGGAAGGCCCCGGCGGGGACAGCGCGCGCGTCGGCACGGCGCAGGGTTTCGCCGTGCGCGTGTCGGAGGGCGGCATCGTGTCGCACCTGACCATGCACATGGTGCTTGAGGCCGGCGAGCACCGCGGCAGCTCCGTGACAGCGAACGGCCGCATCGACATGGACGCCAAGGTGCGTGAGTCGGTGATCGTCGGCGGCACTGGAAAGTTCCGGTTCGCGCGGGGGTACATGCTCACCAGGAACTACGACTACGACCTTGCCCGTGGAGGCGTCGTCGAGATCGATGTCTACGTGCAGCACTAG